The genomic segment GGAGTCATGGTCCCTTCGATTTCCGTTGTCCGCTGGGGTGTCACACCCGAGCACACTGGTGAGAGACTCTCGAGTCCCTGCGACCCATACaagtttctgttttctcgcggAGCACACGTCGGAATTGGCCGCCACGGTTGTTTCGGCGCCCTGTGTCAGAGGGGACTCTGCCGTTGTTCAGAGATACCATTTCGGCCATCAAATAGCGGATATCCTCCGTTTTTTGAGACGTTTCGAGACGAGGGTGGTTGGTTCCTCTCAAGAGGAAGACCGCAGTGGGGCAAGGAGCCTGGGGTTCCCTTCGCTGCATGTTTGTCTGTCGAGCGTCTTATCACTCACAGCGGTGTTGTGAAGACAGGTGCACAAGTCACCCTTCTATACTGTTTTCAAACCTTTTCTCTAGAGAGTTTTATCCGACACACTAGAGAAGGGAGTTTGAGTCGAGGAGGGCGCTGCCTTACTCCGTGAATCGACTTTAACCTGAACCGAGGACACCCGCAAGAGGTTTTTAGTCTCTCCGGCACAGCGACGTGCGCGCGCTCCTGCACTGAAGAATGGCTCGCGAGGCTCAGTGGGTTCTACGTCTACAGTAGTGATCATAGTGATCATCTGTGCTGTGTTGTGCAAACGTAGTGGAACTTGGATCCTGTAAAAGAGACCTTCAAGATCGAAGGCAGGAGTCCACCTGGTCGGGTATACTCCCAGAAAAGGGGAGTTTCTGTGAACCTCGTTTTCCGGGGAGGTGCGAAGAGGTGGAGGGCTGCCGGGAAGAGGCACAAGGGTGGAGTTTGTTCTCGCGGGGACATTTCGAggtgtctgctttctctcttccctgtgtTGCAGCACGATCGCCGAGGCATTTTGTCGATGGCAAATCAGGGGAAACCAAACACGAACGGTTCTCAGTTCTTCATCACGTACTGTCGCCAGCCCCATTTGAACGGCGTCTACTCGGTCTTTGGTCGGCTTATCGATGGAATGGACACACTGGAcaagatggagagagaacccGTGGGTCGGAAGAACCGTCCAGAGAACGATATCATCATTGAGCAAGTGATCATTCACGCAAATCCCATTGCTGAAATGGACCAGCTCTAGAAGATTtgcttgcctctctcctAAGGTCGGTTTCACGAGGAAGCACTCGGGCGCCCCGCGATCTCGGCACCTCGGTTCTCGAAACCTCCCCAGTCAAGATTCGTTTCCGTGTTCAAGACATGCCTGAGAGAGGCTGTCGAGTCTCTGTCTGCACGAAGCGgcgttttgcttctctctgtttcttccttgtcctAGCTTGTCGGAACAAACATGAGCGAAGATATCTCCGTGGAGGatcgagggaggagagaccgAGCGGAATCAAGCGACGCCTGAGCACCGTTCGTCGCGAGGGAAGATATGTCTGTCTTGTgtgccttctgtttctcttaTTTTCAAATGCGTTCTTTGCCATCGAAAGGTGGGCGAACGATGTCGTGCCTCTTCGTTGCGTCTCCGTCAGGTAATATGCTGAAGCCTGTTGAAACACCCGAGCAACGAGACGGGCCTCTCTCCACGGATCGCGTCGTCGCTTCGCATGGTCGCCTGGTCGAGCTTGTGCATTGTCTTTCGGTGTGCGCCTTGGACCTGcagttcgcttctttctgtttctcttttgatCACTGTTTCGGTGCTGTCCGTTGattctcgagttcctcggctctctgtcttgctctctcttctgcaagTCCAAAGAAGACGCCCTTG from the Toxoplasma gondii ME49 chromosome IX, whole genome shotgun sequence genome contains:
- a CDS encoding cyclophilin, putative (encoded by transcript TGME49_289250), with protein sequence MSVTIKTNLGDLKAELYCQQAPKTCKNFLALCASDYYNGTRFHRNIKGFAIQGGDPTGTGKGGESIYGGLFEDEFVSSLKHDRRGILSMANQGKPNTNGSQFFITYCRQPHLNGVYSVFGRLIDGMDTLDKMEREPVGRKNRPENDIIIEQVIIHANPIAEMDQL